A single window of Colletes latitarsis isolate SP2378_abdomen chromosome 11, iyColLati1, whole genome shotgun sequence DNA harbors:
- the LOC143348575 gene encoding uncharacterized protein LOC143348575 isoform X24, with translation MTISASILGLIAAAAIVGSEPHGVFGGSGGLAYSGASASASANAYAGSGASVSALSNANAFVGNFPGIDGGHEGHKGIRSYDNTGFGNQPNGGHDSSSGHTGVKGGRGSGCSKCKWEDDEYWETEEEEEEPEERNEDECDDGDDGQYRPEHHHGRGKKPNVQKLGAPGVGGAPGVGGAPVKGGPGGSGSPSSGSPWNKPSGQQHGQQPGAGSKPWNQGPGGPAGTFGTGPQGSTGPNAGKPGVTNQPGWNKGPETGSGCSGNNSPGSGCGQDSSGVGPVKQGPVPFGSPNAGNVQKQGSPNYSTSPTGGYGPQGSSPTPGCGPYGNCGPTSGGGPGYPGKPGSPGSQGGPGYPGSPGSSGSPGGPGSPGCTGGPYGNCGGAAPGGSPVKSGPFAGHPGSGSPYGGTPGSPGAPGAPGGQGPGSPGSPGCTGGPYGNCGTAPGGSPVKSGPFAGHPGSGSPYGGTPGSPGSPGCTGGPYGNCGTAPGGSPVKNGPAGYPGSGSPESPNGSDGHPGGPAYPGSSGSPGGQGGPGYPGSPGSSGKPGGPGSPGCTGSPYGNCGGATPGGSPVTGGPFGGHPGSGSPYGGIPGSSGSPGGPGYPGKPGSPGSSGGPGAPEGPKYPGSSGSPGCTGGRYGNCDGSAPGGSPVKNGPFAGHPESGSPYGGTPGSPGSPGGPGYPGSPGSPGGPGRPGSPGSPGSHGGPGYPSRPGSSGSPGGPGSPGGPGSPGCTGGPGSPGSPGCTGGRYGNCDGSAPGGFPVKNEPFAGHPGSSSPYGGTPGSPGSPGGPGYPGSPGSPGGPGRPGSQGGYPSSPGSSGSPGGPGSPGCTGGPYGNCGGAAPGGSPVKNGPFTGHPGSGSPNVGSPGSPGGPGYPASPGSPGSPGCTSGPYGNCGATPGGSPYGPSAGHPGHPGSGSPIGGSLGSPGGSGYPGSPGSPGSPGGSQTPYGPFTGVSTSAGAHAGVSGPSPGSRHPPGTPGSGSPGSSPSYSPNGPYGGQKPGPYGPSSGAPGVKGGPSGAGHPPGTPGSGAPGSSPSYSPNAPSSNSPFGNAGTPGSPNGPYGGQKPGPYGPGSGAPGVKGGPGGSGPGTSPNGPYPGNGKPSPGSSPSAPGASPNKPGAGNGHPPGGQSKPDGDSKIFYINVNPAPGTPAGSKPHGNTGPHGGPGTTKSPFGTGPSEPTRPYQPGPHGGAGTTKPAYQPGPHEDAGPTKSPFQPSPYGGAGTTKSPFQTSPYGGAGTAKPPYQPGPHANTAPTKSPFQPGPYGGAGTTKSPYPNGPHAGTPGGSPGWPGSGINGPTNQSPLGVQPGSGTSGCTGSGQGCGSGCSQSNSPGGKPCDENNIPNIEKLSGPAGEGPDDFSQSSQAVFPPGEAIRPSNAPGCTYGSCPPGSGPSPGGKPDNVNKIPGGPGTYEWNPFLTGKVSPPSSGGSYPTATTSKPIGVGNPFFGGGPAVGVGAGAGAWSGASSGSHVPQNGNSPFGEGSTKPVGKDNPFFGPGSGPTRGDIGGTGGPKTGGPGFQTQPPNSIVGGGAGQPSSGNPFGVGAGSAAGTFGHYPGSGPESGNGGGGPGGVKKPLGTHRGSGSGGGVGIGLDGFGNLPGHENGGSFGGAFSGAFSSAHASSFADSKAASFGLGGPNPNFGEGNGGNWASSGAASQAGSGSWSSSGASAYASSSAGSWAGAGPHAVKG, from the exons ATGACGATCAGCGCGTCGATCCTCGGCCTGATCGCGGCGGCGGCCATTGTTGGCTCAG AACCGCACGGGGTATTTGGTGGAAGTGGAGGTCTAGCGTACA GCGGTGCTTCCGCGTCGGCGTCAGCGAATGCGTATGCAGGGTCAGGAGCAAGCGTGTCCGCGTTGAGCAACGCGAACGCGTTCGTTGGGAATTTTCCCGGAATCGACGGTGGCCACGAGGGGCACAAAGGAATCCGCAGCTACGACAACACCGGATTCGGCAACCAGCCGAACGGCGGCCATGACAGTTCGTCCGGGCATACTGGAGTGAAGGGTGGTCGAGGTAGCGGTTGCTCGAAATGCAAATGGGAGGATGACGAATATTGGGAAACGGAGGAAGAGGAAGAAGAGCCGGAGGAGAGGAATGAAGACGAATGCGACGATGGCGACGATGGCCAATACAGGCCGGAACACCATCACGGGCGTGGAAAAAAACCAAATGTGCAGAAATTGGGAGCACCGGGAGTAGGTGGAGCACCAGGTGTGGGGGGAGCACCAGTCAAAGGAGGCCCAGGAGGAAGTGGAAGCCCATCGTCGGGATCTCCATGGAACAAACCATCAGGTCAACAACATGGTCAACAGCCTGGAGCTGGTTCCAAACCTTGGAATCAAGGACCTGGAGGTCCGGCTGGAACTTTTGGAACTGGACCGCAAGGTTCTACAGGCCCCAATGCAGGCAAACCGGGTGTAACGAATCAGCCAGGATGGAACAAGGGGCCTGAAACAGGCTCCGGATGTTCTGGCAATAATTCACCAGGCTCCGGATGCGGTCAAG ACTCAAGTGGTGTTGGTCCAGTAAAGCAAGGACCAGTGCCGTTCGGTAGCCCCAATGCGGGCAATGTTCAGAAACAAGGATCTCCAAACTATTCAACCAGTCCTACGGGAGGCTACGGCCCTCAGGGATCAAGTCCTACGCCTGGATGTGGTCCTTACGGTAACTGTGGACCTACATCCGGTGGCGGTCCAGGATATCCAGGCAAACCGGGAAGTCCAGGAAGTCAAGGAGGGCCAGGATATCCAGGCAGTCCGGGAAGTTCTGGAAGTCCAGGAGGTCCAGGCAGTCCAGGATGTACCGGTGGTCCTTATGGAAATTGTGGTGGAGCTGCACCTGGTGGATCTCCTGTGAAGAGTGGACCATTTGCTGGTCATCCGGGAAGCGGATCGCCTTACGGTGGAACACCAGGAAGTCCGGGTGCTCCAGGTGCTCCAGGAGGTCAAGGACCAGGCAGTCCAGGAAGTCCAGGATGTACCGGTGGTCCTTATGGTAATTGTGGAACTGCACCTGGTGGATCTCCCGTGAAGAGTGGACCATTTGCTGGTCATCCGGGAAGCGGATCGCCTTACGGTGGAACACCAGGAAGTCCGG GAAGTCCAGGATGTACCGGTGGTCCTTATGGTAATTGTGGAACTGCACCTGGTGGATCTCCCGTGAAGAATGGACCGGCTGGTTATCCGGGAAGTGGATCACCTGAAAGCCCAAATGGTTCAGATGGGCACCCAGGGGGCCCAGCATATCCAGGTAGTTCTGGAAGTCCAGGAGGTCAAGGCGGGCCGGGATATCCAGGCAGTCCGGGAAGCTCAGGAAAACCAGGAGGTCCAGGAAGTCCAGGATGTACTGGTAGCCCGTATGGAAATTGTGGTGGAGCTACACCTGGTGGATCTCCAGTGACGGGTGGACCATTTGGGGGCCATCCGGGAAGCGGATCGCCTTACGGTGGAATACCAGGAAGTTCAGGCAGTCCAGGAGGTCCAGGATACCCAGGCAAACCAGGAAGTCCAGGAAGTTCAGGTGGTCCCGGTGCTCCAGAAGGTCCAAAATATCCGGGTAGTTCAGGAAGTCCAGGATGTACCGGTGGTCGCTATGGAAATTGTGATGGGTCTGCACCTGGTGGATCTCCAGTGAAGAATGGACCATTTGCTGGTCATCCAGAAAGCGGTTCACCTTATGGTGGTACACCTGGAAGTCCAGGCAGTCCAGGAGGTCCAGGATATCCAGGCAGCCCGGGAAGTCCAGGAGGTCCAGGTAGACCAGGAAGTCCAGGAAGTCCAGGAAGTCATGGAGGCCCAGGATATCCAAGCAGACCAGGAAGTTCGGGAAGTCCAGGAGGTCCAGGAAGTCCAGGAGGTCCAGGAAGTCCAGGATGTACTGGTG GACCAGGCAGTCCAGGAAGTCCAGGATGTACCGGTGGTCGTTATGGAAATTGTGATGGGTCTGCACCTGGTGGATTTCCAGTGAAGAATGAACCATTCGCTGGTCATCCAGGAAGCAGTTCGCCTTACGGTGGTACACCTGGAAGTCCAGGCAGCCCAGGAGGTCCAGGATATCCAGGCAGTCCGGGAAGTCCGGGAGGTCCAGGTAGACCAGGAAGTCAAGGAGGCTATCCAAGCAGTCCGGGAAGTTCTGGAAGTCCAGGAGGTCCAGGAAGTCCAGGATGTACTGGTGGTCCGTATGGAAATTGTGGTGGAGCTGCACCTGGTGGATCTCCCGTGAAGAATGGGCCATTTACTGGTCATCCGGGAAGTGGATCGCCTAATGTGGGCTCTCCTGGAAGTCCAGGAGGTCCAGGATATCCAGCCAGTCCGGGAAGTCCAGGAAGTCCAGGATGTACCAGTGGTCCTTACGGTAATTGTGGAGCTACACCTGGTGGATCTCCGTATGGGCCATCTGCTGGACATCCAGGACATCCAGGAAGTGGATCACCTATCGGTGGTTCTCTTGGAAGTCCAGGAGGATCAGGATATCCAGGCAGTCCGGGTAGTCCAGGGAGTCCAGGTGGATCTCAAACACCATATGGACCGTTTACAGGCGTAAGCACAAGTGCTGGTGCTCACGCTGGTGTGAGTGGACCAAGTCCTGGAAGTAGGCACCCTCCTGGAACACCAGGAAGTGGGTCACCTGGCTCCAGTCCCTCGTACTCGCCAAATGGTCCTTATGGTGGTCAGAAGCCTGGACCTTATGGACCTAGCAGCGGAGCTCCGGGAGTGAAAGGAGGTCCGAGCGGTGCAGGGCACCCACCTGGAACACCAGGAAGTGGAGCACCAGGCTCCAGTCCCTCGTACTCGCCAAATGCTCCATCTAGCAATTCTCCGTTTGGAAACGCAGGAACACCAGGTTCTCCAAATGGACCTTATGGTGGTCAGAAGCCTGGACCTTATGGACCTGGGAGTGGAGCTCCGGGCGTGAAAGGAGGCCCGGGCGGTTCAGGGCCTGGCACTTCACCAAACGGTCCTTACCCTGGAAATGGAAAACCTAGCCCTGGCAGCAGTCCATCCGCGCCAGGAGCATCTCCCAACAAGCCAGGCGCTGGAAATGGACACCCACCCGGTGGTCAAAGTAAACCCGACGGAGACAGTAAAATCTTTTACATAAACGTGAATCCTGCTCCGGGAACTCCGGCTGGAAGCAAGCCTCACGGTAACACTGGTCCTCATGGAGGACCTGGAACGACGAAATCTCCCTTCGGAACTGGACCGTCTGAACCGACTAGACCATATCAACCTGGTCCTCATGGCGGCGCTGGAACCACTAAACCTGCTTACCAACCAGGTCCTCATGAAGATGCAGGACCTACGAAGTCTCCTTTCCAGCCAAGTCCTTATGGCGGTGCTGGAACCACAAAATCTCCTTTCCAAACAAGTCCTTATGGCGGAGCTGGAACTGCAAAGCCTCCTTACCAACCAGGTCCTCATGCAAATACAGCACCCACGAAGTCTCCTTTCCAACCAGGACCTTATGGTGGAGCTGGAACGACGAAATCTCCCTATCCAAATGGACCTCACGCAGGCACTCCTGGAGGTAGCCCTGGCTGGCCCGGTTCAGGAATAAACGGACCAACGAACCAAAGCCCGTTAGGCGTACAACCTGGAAGCGGTACGAGCGGTTGTACAG GTAGTGGTCAGGGTTGCGGAAGCGGATGCAGTCAGAGTAACTCTCCGGGCGGCAAACCTTGCGATGAAAACAATATTCCTAACATCGAAAAGCTCTCTGGACCGGCAGGCGAAGGGCCCGACGATTTCTCGCAATCTTCGCAAGCAGTGTTCCCTCCTGGTGAAGCCATTCGACCATCCAACGCACCTGGCTGCACTTATGGCAGTTGTCCGCCTGGATCGGGTCCATCGCCCGGTGGCAAACCGGACAACGTGAATAAAATTCCCGGAGGGCCTGGAACGTATGAATGGAATCCCTTTTTGACTGGAAAAGTGTCGCCTCCTAGTAGTG GTGGCTCGTACCCTACAGCAACTACCAGCAAGCCAATTGGTGTTGGGAACCCCTTCTTCGGAGGAGGACCTGCAGTTGGCGTAGGAGCTGGAGCTGGTGCATGGAGCGGCGCCAGTTCCGGAAGTCACGTCCCTCAGAACGGAAACTCTCCGTTTGGAGAGGGATCGACGAAACCCGTGGGTAAAGACAATCCGTTCTTTGGACCAGGATCAGGACCCACGCGTGGCGATATCGGGGGCACAGGTGGTCCAAAGACTGGAGGACCAGGTTTTCAGACACAGCCCCCAAACAGCATCGTTGGAGGTGGAGCGGGCCAACCATCGAGTGGGAATCCATTCGGTGTTGGAGCAGGTTCTGCAGCAGGTACCTTCGGTCACTATCCTGGTTCAGGTCCTGAATCTGGTAACGGcggcggaggtcctgggggagtgAAGAAACCGTTAGGAACACATCGTGGTAGCGGAAGCGGAGGTGGCGTTGGAATTGGTTTGGACGGTTTTGGAAACTTACCTGGACACGAAAACGGCGGCTCCTTCGGTGGAGCGTTTTCTGGCGCCTTCAGCAGCGCTCATGCCTCCAGTTTCGCTGACTCGAAGGCTGCCTCGTTTGGCTTGGGAG GGCCAAATCCAAATTTCGGAGAGGGGAATGGCGGAAATTGGGCCTCCAGTGGCGCGGCAAGTCAAGCCGGAAGTGGTTCCTGGTCCTCCAGCGGAGCATCCGCTTACGCCAGCAGCAGCGCAGGCA GCTGGGCAGGCGCAGGACCACACGCTGTGAAAGGATAG
- the LOC143348575 gene encoding uncharacterized protein LOC143348575 isoform X26, translated as MTISASILGLIAAAAIVGSEPHGVFGGSGGLAYSGASASASANAYAGSGASVSALSNANAFVGNFPGIDGGHEGHKGIRSYDNTGFGNQPNGGHDSSSGHTGVKGGRGSGCSKCKWEDDEYWETEEEEEEPEERNEDECDDGDDGQYRPEHHHGRGKKPNVQKLGAPGVGGAPGVGGAPVKGGPGGSGSPSSGSPWNKPSGQQHGQQPGAGSKPWNQGPGGPAGTFGTGPQGSTGPNAGKPGVTNQPGWNKGPETGSGCSGNNSPGSGCGQDSSGVGPVKQGPVPFGSPNAGNVQKQGSPNYSTSPTGGYGPQGSSPTPGCGPYGNCGPTSGGGPGYPGKPGSPGSQGGPGYPGSPGSSGSPGGPGSPGCTGGPYGNCGGAAPGGSPVKSGPFAGHPGSGSPYGGTPGSPGAPGAPGGQGPGSPGSPGCTGGPYGNCGTAPGGSPVKSGPFAGHPGSGSPYGGTPGSPGSPGCTGGPYGNCGTAPGGSPVKNGPAGYPGSGSPESPNGSDGHPGGPAYPGSSGSPGGQGGPGYPGSPGSSGKPGGPGSPGCTGSPYGNCGGATPGGSPVTGGPFGGHPGSGSPYGGIPGSSGSPGGPGYPGKPGSPGSSGGPGAPEGPKYPGSSGSPGCTGGRYGNCDGSAPGGSPVKNGPFAGHPESGSPYGGTPGSPGSPGGPGYPGSPGSPGGPGRPGSPGSPGSHGGPGYPSRPGSSGSPGGPGSPGGPGSPGSPGCTGGRYGNCDGSAPGGFPVKNEPFAGHPGSSSPYGGTPGSPGSPGGPGYPGSPGSPGGPGRPGSQGGYPSSPGSSGSPGGPGSPGCTGGPYGNCGGAAPGGSPVKNGPFTGHPGSGSPNVGSPGSPGGPGYPASPGSPGSPGCTSGPYGNCGATPGGSPYGPSAGHPGHPGSGSPIGGSLGSPGGSGYPGSPGSPGSPGGSQTPYGPFTGVSTSAGAHAGVSGPSPGSRHPPGTPGSGSPGSSPSYSPNGPYGGQKPGPYGPSSGAPGVKGGPSGAGHPPGTPGSGAPGSSPSYSPNAPSSNSPFGNAGTPGSPNGPYGGQKPGPYGPGSGAPGVKGGPGGSGPGTSPNGPYPGNGKPSPGSSPSAPGASPNKPGAGNGHPPGGQSKPDGDSKIFYINVNPAPGTPAGSKPHGNTGPHGGPGTTKSPFGTGPSEPTRPYQPGPHGGAGTTKPAYQPGPHEDAGPTKSPFQPSPYGGAGTTKSPFQTSPYGGAGTAKPPYQPGPHANTAPTKSPFQPGPYGGAGTTKSPYPNGPHAGTPGGSPGWPGSGINGPTNQSPLGVQPGSGTSGCTGSGQGCGSGCSQSNSPGGKPCDENNIPNIEKLSGPAGEGPDDFSQSSQAVFPPGEAIRPSNAPGCTYGSCPPGSGPSPGGKPDNVNKIPGGPGTYEWNPFLTGKVSPPSSGGSYPTATTSKPIGVGNPFFGGGPAVGVGAGAGAWSGASSGSHVPQNGNSPFGEGSTKPVGKDNPFFGPGSGPTRGDIGGTGGPKTGGPGFQTQPPNSIVGGGAGQPSSGNPFGVGAGSAAGTFGHYPGSGPESGNGGGGPGGVKKPLGTHRGSGSGGGVGIGLDGFGNLPGHENGGSFGGAFSGAFSSAHASSFADSKAASFGLGGPNPNFGEGNGGNWASSGAASQAGSGSWSSSGASAYASSSAGSWAGAGPHAVKG; from the exons ATGACGATCAGCGCGTCGATCCTCGGCCTGATCGCGGCGGCGGCCATTGTTGGCTCAG AACCGCACGGGGTATTTGGTGGAAGTGGAGGTCTAGCGTACA GCGGTGCTTCCGCGTCGGCGTCAGCGAATGCGTATGCAGGGTCAGGAGCAAGCGTGTCCGCGTTGAGCAACGCGAACGCGTTCGTTGGGAATTTTCCCGGAATCGACGGTGGCCACGAGGGGCACAAAGGAATCCGCAGCTACGACAACACCGGATTCGGCAACCAGCCGAACGGCGGCCATGACAGTTCGTCCGGGCATACTGGAGTGAAGGGTGGTCGAGGTAGCGGTTGCTCGAAATGCAAATGGGAGGATGACGAATATTGGGAAACGGAGGAAGAGGAAGAAGAGCCGGAGGAGAGGAATGAAGACGAATGCGACGATGGCGACGATGGCCAATACAGGCCGGAACACCATCACGGGCGTGGAAAAAAACCAAATGTGCAGAAATTGGGAGCACCGGGAGTAGGTGGAGCACCAGGTGTGGGGGGAGCACCAGTCAAAGGAGGCCCAGGAGGAAGTGGAAGCCCATCGTCGGGATCTCCATGGAACAAACCATCAGGTCAACAACATGGTCAACAGCCTGGAGCTGGTTCCAAACCTTGGAATCAAGGACCTGGAGGTCCGGCTGGAACTTTTGGAACTGGACCGCAAGGTTCTACAGGCCCCAATGCAGGCAAACCGGGTGTAACGAATCAGCCAGGATGGAACAAGGGGCCTGAAACAGGCTCCGGATGTTCTGGCAATAATTCACCAGGCTCCGGATGCGGTCAAG ACTCAAGTGGTGTTGGTCCAGTAAAGCAAGGACCAGTGCCGTTCGGTAGCCCCAATGCGGGCAATGTTCAGAAACAAGGATCTCCAAACTATTCAACCAGTCCTACGGGAGGCTACGGCCCTCAGGGATCAAGTCCTACGCCTGGATGTGGTCCTTACGGTAACTGTGGACCTACATCCGGTGGCGGTCCAGGATATCCAGGCAAACCGGGAAGTCCAGGAAGTCAAGGAGGGCCAGGATATCCAGGCAGTCCGGGAAGTTCTGGAAGTCCAGGAGGTCCAGGCAGTCCAGGATGTACCGGTGGTCCTTATGGAAATTGTGGTGGAGCTGCACCTGGTGGATCTCCTGTGAAGAGTGGACCATTTGCTGGTCATCCGGGAAGCGGATCGCCTTACGGTGGAACACCAGGAAGTCCGGGTGCTCCAGGTGCTCCAGGAGGTCAAGGACCAGGCAGTCCAGGAAGTCCAGGATGTACCGGTGGTCCTTATGGTAATTGTGGAACTGCACCTGGTGGATCTCCCGTGAAGAGTGGACCATTTGCTGGTCATCCGGGAAGCGGATCGCCTTACGGTGGAACACCAGGAAGTCCGG GAAGTCCAGGATGTACCGGTGGTCCTTATGGTAATTGTGGAACTGCACCTGGTGGATCTCCCGTGAAGAATGGACCGGCTGGTTATCCGGGAAGTGGATCACCTGAAAGCCCAAATGGTTCAGATGGGCACCCAGGGGGCCCAGCATATCCAGGTAGTTCTGGAAGTCCAGGAGGTCAAGGCGGGCCGGGATATCCAGGCAGTCCGGGAAGCTCAGGAAAACCAGGAGGTCCAGGAAGTCCAGGATGTACTGGTAGCCCGTATGGAAATTGTGGTGGAGCTACACCTGGTGGATCTCCAGTGACGGGTGGACCATTTGGGGGCCATCCGGGAAGCGGATCGCCTTACGGTGGAATACCAGGAAGTTCAGGCAGTCCAGGAGGTCCAGGATACCCAGGCAAACCAGGAAGTCCAGGAAGTTCAGGTGGTCCCGGTGCTCCAGAAGGTCCAAAATATCCGGGTAGTTCAGGAAGTCCAGGATGTACCGGTGGTCGCTATGGAAATTGTGATGGGTCTGCACCTGGTGGATCTCCAGTGAAGAATGGACCATTTGCTGGTCATCCAGAAAGCGGTTCACCTTATGGTGGTACACCTGGAAGTCCAGGCAGTCCAGGAGGTCCAGGATATCCAGGCAGCCCGGGAAGTCCAGGAGGTCCAGGTAGACCAGGAAGTCCAGGAAGTCCAGGAAGTCATGGAGGCCCAGGATATCCAAGCAGACCAGGAAGTTCGGGAAGTCCAGGAGGTCCAGGAAGTCCAGGAG GACCAGGCAGTCCAGGAAGTCCAGGATGTACCGGTGGTCGTTATGGAAATTGTGATGGGTCTGCACCTGGTGGATTTCCAGTGAAGAATGAACCATTCGCTGGTCATCCAGGAAGCAGTTCGCCTTACGGTGGTACACCTGGAAGTCCAGGCAGCCCAGGAGGTCCAGGATATCCAGGCAGTCCGGGAAGTCCGGGAGGTCCAGGTAGACCAGGAAGTCAAGGAGGCTATCCAAGCAGTCCGGGAAGTTCTGGAAGTCCAGGAGGTCCAGGAAGTCCAGGATGTACTGGTGGTCCGTATGGAAATTGTGGTGGAGCTGCACCTGGTGGATCTCCCGTGAAGAATGGGCCATTTACTGGTCATCCGGGAAGTGGATCGCCTAATGTGGGCTCTCCTGGAAGTCCAGGAGGTCCAGGATATCCAGCCAGTCCGGGAAGTCCAGGAAGTCCAGGATGTACCAGTGGTCCTTACGGTAATTGTGGAGCTACACCTGGTGGATCTCCGTATGGGCCATCTGCTGGACATCCAGGACATCCAGGAAGTGGATCACCTATCGGTGGTTCTCTTGGAAGTCCAGGAGGATCAGGATATCCAGGCAGTCCGGGTAGTCCAGGGAGTCCAGGTGGATCTCAAACACCATATGGACCGTTTACAGGCGTAAGCACAAGTGCTGGTGCTCACGCTGGTGTGAGTGGACCAAGTCCTGGAAGTAGGCACCCTCCTGGAACACCAGGAAGTGGGTCACCTGGCTCCAGTCCCTCGTACTCGCCAAATGGTCCTTATGGTGGTCAGAAGCCTGGACCTTATGGACCTAGCAGCGGAGCTCCGGGAGTGAAAGGAGGTCCGAGCGGTGCAGGGCACCCACCTGGAACACCAGGAAGTGGAGCACCAGGCTCCAGTCCCTCGTACTCGCCAAATGCTCCATCTAGCAATTCTCCGTTTGGAAACGCAGGAACACCAGGTTCTCCAAATGGACCTTATGGTGGTCAGAAGCCTGGACCTTATGGACCTGGGAGTGGAGCTCCGGGCGTGAAAGGAGGCCCGGGCGGTTCAGGGCCTGGCACTTCACCAAACGGTCCTTACCCTGGAAATGGAAAACCTAGCCCTGGCAGCAGTCCATCCGCGCCAGGAGCATCTCCCAACAAGCCAGGCGCTGGAAATGGACACCCACCCGGTGGTCAAAGTAAACCCGACGGAGACAGTAAAATCTTTTACATAAACGTGAATCCTGCTCCGGGAACTCCGGCTGGAAGCAAGCCTCACGGTAACACTGGTCCTCATGGAGGACCTGGAACGACGAAATCTCCCTTCGGAACTGGACCGTCTGAACCGACTAGACCATATCAACCTGGTCCTCATGGCGGCGCTGGAACCACTAAACCTGCTTACCAACCAGGTCCTCATGAAGATGCAGGACCTACGAAGTCTCCTTTCCAGCCAAGTCCTTATGGCGGTGCTGGAACCACAAAATCTCCTTTCCAAACAAGTCCTTATGGCGGAGCTGGAACTGCAAAGCCTCCTTACCAACCAGGTCCTCATGCAAATACAGCACCCACGAAGTCTCCTTTCCAACCAGGACCTTATGGTGGAGCTGGAACGACGAAATCTCCCTATCCAAATGGACCTCACGCAGGCACTCCTGGAGGTAGCCCTGGCTGGCCCGGTTCAGGAATAAACGGACCAACGAACCAAAGCCCGTTAGGCGTACAACCTGGAAGCGGTACGAGCGGTTGTACAG GTAGTGGTCAGGGTTGCGGAAGCGGATGCAGTCAGAGTAACTCTCCGGGCGGCAAACCTTGCGATGAAAACAATATTCCTAACATCGAAAAGCTCTCTGGACCGGCAGGCGAAGGGCCCGACGATTTCTCGCAATCTTCGCAAGCAGTGTTCCCTCCTGGTGAAGCCATTCGACCATCCAACGCACCTGGCTGCACTTATGGCAGTTGTCCGCCTGGATCGGGTCCATCGCCCGGTGGCAAACCGGACAACGTGAATAAAATTCCCGGAGGGCCTGGAACGTATGAATGGAATCCCTTTTTGACTGGAAAAGTGTCGCCTCCTAGTAGTG GTGGCTCGTACCCTACAGCAACTACCAGCAAGCCAATTGGTGTTGGGAACCCCTTCTTCGGAGGAGGACCTGCAGTTGGCGTAGGAGCTGGAGCTGGTGCATGGAGCGGCGCCAGTTCCGGAAGTCACGTCCCTCAGAACGGAAACTCTCCGTTTGGAGAGGGATCGACGAAACCCGTGGGTAAAGACAATCCGTTCTTTGGACCAGGATCAGGACCCACGCGTGGCGATATCGGGGGCACAGGTGGTCCAAAGACTGGAGGACCAGGTTTTCAGACACAGCCCCCAAACAGCATCGTTGGAGGTGGAGCGGGCCAACCATCGAGTGGGAATCCATTCGGTGTTGGAGCAGGTTCTGCAGCAGGTACCTTCGGTCACTATCCTGGTTCAGGTCCTGAATCTGGTAACGGcggcggaggtcctgggggagtgAAGAAACCGTTAGGAACACATCGTGGTAGCGGAAGCGGAGGTGGCGTTGGAATTGGTTTGGACGGTTTTGGAAACTTACCTGGACACGAAAACGGCGGCTCCTTCGGTGGAGCGTTTTCTGGCGCCTTCAGCAGCGCTCATGCCTCCAGTTTCGCTGACTCGAAGGCTGCCTCGTTTGGCTTGGGAG GGCCAAATCCAAATTTCGGAGAGGGGAATGGCGGAAATTGGGCCTCCAGTGGCGCGGCAAGTCAAGCCGGAAGTGGTTCCTGGTCCTCCAGCGGAGCATCCGCTTACGCCAGCAGCAGCGCAGGCA GCTGGGCAGGCGCAGGACCACACGCTGTGAAAGGATAG